The DNA region TCCGCCATCTCCGCGACTTGGGCGACATCGAGCGCGTAGTAGAAGGTGCCGACCAGGTCTTTCGGCGTGGGGTCGCCTGCGTTCTCCCAGTCGCCCGCGGTTGAGACTCGGGCGCTCACTGGAATGATGTGGTTCTTGCTGTTGCGTTCTAGAAAGGCAAGCCACTTCTTCGTCCCTGAGTAGCTGGCGCGAATGACGCCCGTGTCGCCGTAGCGCTTCCACAAGAGGTAGGGAAGATTGACCCCGACATCGCCCCAGCCGCCGCCGCGGCCGCTCGCCTTGGCCATCCACCTGGGCGCCACGTTGGGCATGGCGCCATCCGTTTCGCCCTTCCCGTAGGATTGGGCGTCGAGGATGTCGGTTTGCCACTTGCTGTAGAAGCGGTCGAGGCCAAACATCCACGACGCGGTCGCCGCCATCACGTTCGCGTCGCCGGTCCAGCCGAGCCGCTCGGAGCGTTGCGGTGAGTCAAGCGGGACCGACAGGTAGGAGTTGCGGATAGTCCAGCGGATGTTGGACAAGAGCTGGTTCAGTTCTTGGCTCGAGGTGCTCAGCGAGCCTGTCTCCGGAAAGAGCGTGCCGACCACAACGCCGGTGACTTCGTCCAGGGCCGGCGGCGCGTCCAGGCCTTCGACGGAAACCCAGCGGAATCCATGGAAGGTGAACTTGGGCTGGTACGTCTCGGCGCCCGCGCTCCGCATGACGTAGGTATCGGTGGCTTCCGCCAGTTTCAGATTTGTCACGTCGAGCGTGCCGTCGGCGTTGAGCCGCTCGGCGTACCTGAGCGTGATCTTAGCGTCCCGCTGACCGCGTGCCGTGATCCGGGCGATCCCCGTGATGTTCTGACCGAGATCATAGACGTACACCCCGGGCGCGGGCTGCGTCCTCTGTACCGGCGTCAACGTTCGGACATCTCCTACGGGCTGATCGCGCTGCGCTGCCATGATCCGGCTCTCGCCGCCGAGCACCTCGGCGTTCTCCCAGTCGGCGCCCTGGTAGCCCGCTGTGTCCCAGCCGATCTTCTCAAGCCGCGCGTCGTATTGGTCGCCGTCCTGCATGTCGCTCGCCGTCAGCGGGCCGCTGCTGGTTTCCCACGAGCCATCGGTAGAGACGACCCGCGAAGAGCCGTCTGCGAACTCGAGGTGAAGCTCGGCCGCAAAGGCCGGCTGTTTGCCGTACCTTTTTGCATTGAACCAGGCGATCTTCCCGGAAAACCATCCGGGCGCAAGCTCCGCGCCCAAGACGTTGTCGCCACGATGAACCGCGTCCGTCACGTCGTAACGTTGATACTGCACGCGTTTGCGGTAGTCGGTCCAGCCAGGAGCGAACAGCTCGTCGCCCACCTTGCTCCCGTTGAGTCGCAACTCGTAAACCCCGAGCGCCGAAGCATAGACGTAGGCCCGCTTGACATCCTTTTTGATCGGAAATGGCTTGCGGAGCAGGTACGTGACACC from Pirellulimonas nuda includes:
- a CDS encoding family 78 glycoside hydrolase catalytic domain; translation: MAPARARRARLRFAIVAIFSTAAALAEEAPTLRPAELRCEGLESPPAVDTPQPRLSWLCESGDPEVRGQAQSAYQIIVADSSAGSAADEGNLWDSGKIVSDQSTFIAYAGAALQPHREYFWKVRIWNRDAAASEWSPPAAFSMGFLPPNSWRPDWIRGDGVTYLLRKPFPIKKDVKRAYVYASALGVYELRLNGSKVGDELFAPGWTDYRKRVQYQRYDVTDAVHRGDNVLGAELAPGWFSGKIAWFNAKRYGKQPAFAAELHLEFADGSSRVVSTDGSWETSSGPLTASDMQDGDQYDARLEKIGWDTAGYQGADWENAEVLGGESRIMAAQRDQPVGDVRTLTPVQRTQPAPGVYVYDLGQNITGIARITARGQRDAKITLRYAERLNADGTLDVTNLKLAEATDTYVMRSAGAETYQPKFTFHGFRWVSVEGLDAPPALDEVTGVVVGTLFPETGSLSTSSQELNQLLSNIRWTIRNSYLSVPLDSPQRSERLGWTGDANVMAATASWMFGLDRFYSKWQTDILDAQSYGKGETDGAMPNVAPRWMAKASGRGGGWGDVGVNLPYLLWKRYGDTGVIRASYSGTKKWLAFLERNSKNHIIPVSARVSTAGDWENAGDPTPKDLVGTFYYALDVAQVAEMAEALGEEADAAAYRARFQEIRAAIIKRYVAQDGVVANGSQTAQVFALYLGLYPQGMKDKVFRRLIDNIEKRDNHISTGYLGSQWLLKVLVENGRPDVAYDLLMQRTGPSWLYMASNEQTSLWEGWDTLNPDGTFGSKRTSLGHAALGSCGDWMFQRIGGITPDPLSPGFKHFMIEPLVGGGLTHAEANFQSPHGLIGTRWTLHGDRFTLDVTVPVNTTATVLLPPSSPGAVTESDQPIDLSDHVLSKRLPTGGVSYHVGSGRYSYAASGVSLSGRASRANEPSGRESEDEMDPSGSP